In one window of Gloeocapsopsis sp. IPPAS B-1203 DNA:
- a CDS encoding NYN domain-containing protein encodes MACLINRTSIFVDGNNMFYAQQKNGWFFDPRRVLEYFKTEQPETILINAFWYTGLKDPQDQRGFRDALISLGYTVRHKILKEYYDDTSGRYSQKANLDIEIVVDMFNTVEQYNHVILFSGDGDFERAIELLRSKDTHITVVSTEGMIARELRNATDRYIDLNDIREYIEKVDY; translated from the coding sequence ATGGCATGCTTAATAAACCGCACGTCTATTTTTGTAGACGGCAATAATATGTTCTATGCGCAACAAAAAAATGGTTGGTTTTTCGATCCAAGAAGAGTATTGGAATACTTTAAAACAGAGCAACCAGAGACGATATTAATCAATGCCTTTTGGTATACCGGCTTAAAAGATCCACAAGATCAGCGTGGTTTTAGAGATGCATTGATCAGCTTAGGATATACAGTACGGCATAAAATTCTTAAAGAATATTACGACGATACCTCTGGACGTTATTCGCAAAAAGCGAACCTAGACATTGAAATTGTCGTAGATATGTTTAATACTGTAGAGCAATATAATCATGTTATTTTATTTAGTGGAGATGGAGATTTTGAACGAGCAATTGAGCTATTGCGCTCAAAAGATACTCACATTACTGTAGTGTCCACAGAAGGAATGATTGCACGAGAATTACGGAATGCTACTGATAGATATATTGATTTAAATGATATTAGAGAATACATAGAGAAAGTAGATTATTAA
- a CDS encoding 2-isopropylmalate synthase, giving the protein MHAQQDRIIIFDTTLRDGEQCPGATLNVEEKVMIARQLSRLGVDIIEAGFAFASPGDFNAVQQIAETVGTEDGPVICSLARAIKDDIKAAAEALKPAAKARIHTFISTSDIHLEYQLKKSRSEVLAIAEEMVAYAKSFMDDVEFSPMDAVRTDPEYLYQVLERAIAAGAKTINIPDTVGYTTPSEFGALIRGIKENVSNIDQAIISVHGHNDLGLAVANFLEAVKNGARQLECTINGIGERAGNAALEELVMALHVRRQYYNPYLGRPVDSEAPLTNIDTHQIYKTSRLVSNLTGMLVQPNKAIVGANAFAHESGIHQDGVLKNKLTYEIMDAQSIGLTDNQIVLGKHSGRNAFRTRLKELGFELSETDLNKAFLRFKDLADKKKEISDWDLEAIVNDEIQQTPELFRLEFVQVSCGDRACPTATVSIRTPEGEELTDAAIGTGPVDAVYKAINRVVNVPNQLIEFSVQSVTAGIDAIGEVTIRLRYEDRVYSGHAANTDIIVASAQAYVNALNRLYAAIQNKQQQLTV; this is encoded by the coding sequence ATGCACGCACAACAAGATCGCATCATTATCTTTGATACAACATTGCGGGATGGAGAACAATGTCCTGGTGCCACATTAAATGTAGAAGAGAAGGTGATGATTGCTCGCCAACTGTCACGGTTGGGTGTAGATATCATCGAAGCTGGATTTGCATTTGCCAGTCCAGGAGACTTTAATGCAGTACAGCAAATTGCCGAAACTGTAGGTACTGAAGACGGTCCTGTAATTTGTAGTTTGGCAAGAGCAATCAAGGATGATATTAAAGCAGCAGCAGAGGCATTAAAGCCAGCTGCTAAAGCAAGAATTCATACATTTATTTCCACGTCAGATATTCATCTAGAGTACCAGTTGAAAAAATCCCGTTCTGAGGTGTTAGCGATCGCTGAAGAAATGGTCGCCTATGCTAAATCTTTCATGGATGATGTGGAATTTTCTCCTATGGATGCGGTACGCACTGATCCAGAATACTTGTATCAAGTGCTAGAACGCGCGATCGCTGCTGGCGCAAAAACAATCAATATTCCTGATACCGTAGGTTACACTACTCCTAGTGAATTTGGAGCGCTGATTCGCGGTATAAAAGAGAATGTTTCAAATATTGACCAAGCAATTATTTCGGTTCACGGTCACAATGATTTGGGTTTAGCTGTTGCTAACTTCTTAGAAGCTGTCAAAAATGGAGCGCGACAACTCGAATGTACGATTAACGGTATTGGGGAACGCGCTGGCAATGCGGCACTAGAAGAATTAGTCATGGCGCTACACGTCAGACGGCAATACTATAACCCTTATTTAGGTCGCCCAGTTGATTCTGAAGCACCTTTGACAAATATTGATACGCATCAAATTTATAAAACTTCCCGACTCGTTTCTAATTTAACAGGGATGCTGGTGCAGCCGAATAAGGCGATTGTTGGTGCAAATGCTTTTGCCCACGAATCTGGAATTCACCAAGATGGCGTGTTGAAAAATAAGCTGACCTATGAAATTATGGATGCCCAATCCATCGGCTTAACTGATAATCAAATCGTCTTGGGCAAACATTCGGGACGCAATGCCTTCCGCACTCGTTTAAAGGAATTGGGATTTGAACTGTCGGAAACAGATTTAAATAAAGCATTTTTGCGGTTTAAAGACTTAGCAGATAAGAAAAAAGAGATTTCTGATTGGGATTTAGAAGCAATCGTCAACGATGAAATTCAACAAACACCAGAACTATTTCGTTTAGAGTTTGTGCAGGTTTCCTGCGGCGATCGCGCGTGTCCCACTGCTACTGTGTCGATTCGTACTCCTGAAGGTGAAGAATTAACCGATGCGGCAATTGGTACCGGACCCGTTGATGCTGTCTATAAAGCCATTAACCGCGTGGTGAATGTCCCCAATCAACTGATTGAGTTTTCTGTTCAGTCAGTGACTGCGGGGATTGATGCGATCGGTGAAGTCACAATTCGCCTACGTTATGAAGACCGCGTGTATTCTGGTCATGCAGCTAACACAGATATTATCGTTGCCTCAGCCCAAGCGTACGTTAACGCCCTGAATCGTTTGTATGCCGCCATCCAGAATAAGCAGCAACAATTAACAGTGTAA
- a CDS encoding class I SAM-dependent methyltransferase, which translates to MRDDVFAKEQRFHDEWASTIDVEGIQVRDYFEACTAPENRFILNHLGDLRGKLLLDLGCGAGENSVYFAKKGARCVAADYSPGMVEVALKLAEANGVKVQGRTMNAIALDCPDNTFDIVYASNLLHHIPNPRAAIREMHRVLKPGGKACFWDPLRHNPVINVYRRIATKVRTEDEMPLDINIVDFVRSHFSKTTYDTFWLATLWIFLRFYLIEKVDPNKERYWKKIILEHSRLAPTYQNLEKFDVLLKKLPLMKRFAWNIAVVATK; encoded by the coding sequence ATGCGCGATGATGTATTTGCCAAAGAACAACGATTCCATGATGAATGGGCTTCTACAATTGACGTCGAAGGAATTCAAGTCCGAGATTACTTTGAAGCTTGTACTGCCCCCGAAAATCGCTTCATTCTGAATCATTTAGGAGATCTTAGAGGCAAGTTGTTATTAGATTTAGGTTGTGGCGCGGGTGAAAACAGCGTCTACTTTGCGAAAAAAGGGGCAAGATGTGTTGCAGCAGATTATTCGCCAGGAATGGTGGAGGTTGCATTGAAACTTGCTGAGGCAAATGGGGTAAAAGTTCAAGGACGCACAATGAATGCGATCGCACTTGATTGTCCTGATAACACCTTTGATATAGTTTATGCCTCAAATCTTTTGCATCACATTCCCAACCCCCGCGCCGCAATTCGCGAAATGCATCGCGTTCTTAAGCCTGGTGGAAAAGCTTGTTTTTGGGACCCTTTACGGCATAATCCTGTGATTAATGTGTATCGACGCATTGCCACAAAGGTACGAACCGAAGACGAAATGCCATTGGATATCAATATTGTTGATTTTGTGCGATCGCACTTCTCAAAAACAACTTACGATACCTTTTGGCTAGCGACTTTATGGATTTTCCTACGCTTTTATTTAATTGAAAAAGTAGATCCAAACAAAGAAAGATACTGGAAGAAAATCATCCTTGAACACTCCCGACTAGCACCCACATATCAAAACTTAGAAAAGTTTGATGTCCTTCTCAAAAAACTACCTCTAATGAAACGCTTCGCCTGGAATATCGCCGTTGTCGCCACAAAATAA
- a CDS encoding cation:proton antiporter gives MQLPILTWLMQLPGWGNTYVLASATETAAEASSEAEYGTLLLTAVLLSLVVIYLASKVGGEFSNRVGLPPVLGELVGGVLVGVSALHLLAFPEAGVEPSSSLIIRFLESTGGLTPDLAGAVFRDQNDVISVLAEIGVVILLFEIGLESNLKELLEVGIQATLVAIVGVAVPFAAGTAGLMVFFGISAVPAIFAGAALTATSIGITSKVLSELGRLNSKEGQIILGAAVIDDVLGIIVLAVVASLAKTGEIDVTNVVYLILSASGFLIGAILLGKVFNKTFVSVVDLFKTRGGIVIPAIIFAYAMAYLAAVIHLEAILGAFAAGLVLDETDKRKELQRQVIPIADILVPIFFVTVGAKTDLGVLNPANPTNREGLLIASFLIAIAIIGKVVTGLAVFGQPGINRLAIGVGMIPRGEVGLVFAGVGSASGALSKPLEAAIIMMVILTTFLAPPLLRFVFPDSEPAVESAEAVPELDRAANRQP, from the coding sequence ATGCAATTGCCAATTTTAACCTGGTTGATGCAACTCCCAGGATGGGGAAATACGTATGTGCTGGCAAGTGCGACAGAAACTGCGGCGGAAGCTTCCTCTGAAGCAGAATATGGAACACTGTTGCTAACAGCAGTACTGCTGAGTTTGGTTGTCATTTATCTGGCAAGTAAAGTAGGTGGAGAATTCTCAAACCGCGTTGGTTTACCACCTGTTTTGGGAGAATTGGTTGGTGGGGTGTTAGTTGGGGTTTCTGCCTTGCATCTTTTGGCATTTCCAGAAGCTGGAGTAGAACCTTCTAGTTCTTTGATTATTAGATTTCTAGAATCTACTGGAGGTCTTACTCCCGATCTAGCAGGCGCTGTGTTTCGCGACCAAAATGATGTCATCAGTGTCTTGGCAGAAATTGGTGTTGTGATTCTGCTGTTTGAGATTGGTTTAGAGTCAAATCTCAAGGAATTACTTGAAGTTGGCATTCAAGCAACATTAGTTGCAATAGTGGGAGTTGCTGTCCCTTTTGCGGCTGGTACTGCGGGATTGATGGTTTTCTTTGGGATTTCGGCTGTTCCAGCAATTTTTGCGGGTGCAGCTTTAACTGCAACGAGTATCGGTATTACGTCGAAGGTTTTGTCTGAATTGGGGCGACTCAATTCTAAAGAAGGTCAAATTATTTTAGGTGCTGCGGTTATTGACGACGTATTAGGCATTATTGTCTTAGCGGTCGTTGCTAGCTTGGCAAAAACTGGTGAGATTGATGTCACCAACGTTGTTTACTTGATTCTTAGTGCGAGTGGTTTCTTAATTGGTGCTATTCTTCTGGGTAAAGTATTCAATAAAACGTTTGTCTCAGTAGTGGATCTGTTTAAGACTCGCGGCGGCATTGTCATACCGGCAATCATTTTTGCTTACGCTATGGCATACTTGGCAGCTGTGATTCACTTGGAGGCAATTTTAGGAGCTTTTGCAGCTGGTCTAGTGTTAGATGAAACCGATAAACGCAAAGAATTGCAACGTCAAGTCATTCCGATCGCTGACATCCTAGTACCAATTTTCTTTGTGACTGTAGGTGCAAAAACTGACTTGGGAGTGTTGAACCCAGCCAATCCTACAAATCGCGAAGGTTTGTTGATTGCAAGTTTTTTAATTGCGATCGCGATCATTGGTAAAGTCGTCACAGGTTTAGCTGTATTTGGTCAACCTGGAATCAATCGTTTGGCGATCGGTGTGGGGATGATTCCTCGTGGTGAAGTCGGACTTGTCTTTGCTGGAGTTGGTTCGGCAAGTGGTGCGCTTTCTAAACCGTTAGAAGCAGCGATTATTATGATGGTCATTTTGACAACCTTTTTAGCACCACCTTTATTGCGGTTTGTATTTCCTGATTCAGAACCAGCAGTTGAATCTGCGGAAGCAGTTCCTGAATTAGATCGGGCAGCAAATCGGCAACCGTAG
- a CDS encoding SIMPL domain-containing protein (The SIMPL domain is named for its presence in mouse protein SIMPL (signalling molecule that associates with mouse pelle-like kinase). Bacterial member BP26, from Brucella, was shown to assemble into a channel-like structure, while YggE from E. coli has been associated with resistance to oxidative stress.), translating to MNPSSVAESRQHKYFSNLMKPLRGVFVTTSVLCLAFAAPVMAQQPQVPISMRTITVSGRGTESIPTTLTLVRLGVEVQGKTAAEVQQEAARRSSAVVALLKTRNVERLETTGITLNPVYSYTDNTQRLTGYSATNIVSFRIATERIGNLLDEAVKAGATRIDSVSFIATDSAIAQAQQQALREATQDAQQQANAVLNVLNLSPSEVVSIQINNAGTTPPPPIPLARQAAVADSVETTPVVGGEQQVEATVTLQIRY from the coding sequence ATGAATCCCTCTTCTGTAGCTGAAAGTCGCCAACATAAATATTTTTCCAATTTGATGAAGCCGTTACGCGGAGTATTTGTAACAACTAGCGTATTATGTTTAGCATTCGCCGCTCCTGTTATGGCACAACAACCGCAAGTTCCAATTTCTATGCGTACTATTACTGTAAGCGGTCGCGGTACGGAGTCAATTCCCACAACATTGACTTTAGTGCGTTTAGGAGTTGAAGTCCAAGGCAAAACTGCCGCTGAAGTTCAACAAGAGGCTGCCCGACGCTCATCAGCAGTTGTTGCTTTACTGAAAACACGTAATGTAGAAAGACTCGAAACTACTGGTATCACACTTAACCCAGTCTATAGCTATACTGATAATACACAGCGGTTGACTGGATATTCGGCAACAAATATTGTCAGTTTTCGGATTGCGACTGAAAGAATAGGAAATTTATTAGATGAAGCAGTAAAAGCTGGGGCAACAAGAATTGATAGTGTGAGTTTTATTGCGACAGATAGCGCGATCGCCCAAGCCCAACAGCAAGCTTTACGCGAAGCAACGCAAGATGCCCAACAACAAGCTAATGCTGTATTAAATGTCTTGAATCTCTCACCTAGTGAAGTCGTTAGTATCCAAATTAATAATGCTGGTACGACTCCGCCGCCACCTATTCCTTTAGCGCGTCAAGCAGCTGTAGCAGATAGCGTTGAGACTACACCAGTTGTGGGTGGCGAACAGCAAGTTGAAGCGACAGTAACGTTGCAAATTCGGTACTAG
- a CDS encoding single-stranded DNA-binding protein produces the protein MSLNVVTLVGRVGGEPDIKYFESGSVKCRLTLAVRRQSRNSDEPDWFTLELWGKTAEIAGNYVHKGSLIGVKGSLKFDTWSDRNTGATRTSPIILVDKLDLLGSKQDTNSNFSSGDDNF, from the coding sequence ATGAGTCTTAATGTTGTAACTTTAGTAGGTCGTGTTGGTGGCGAACCAGATATCAAGTATTTTGAATCTGGCAGTGTCAAGTGTCGGTTGACGTTGGCGGTGAGACGTCAGTCACGTAACAGTGATGAACCTGATTGGTTTACGCTGGAGTTGTGGGGCAAAACAGCAGAAATTGCGGGTAATTATGTCCACAAAGGAAGTTTAATCGGAGTCAAAGGATCTTTAAAGTTTGATACTTGGAGCGATCGCAACACAGGCGCAACGCGCACGTCACCCATTATCCTGGTAGATAAATTAGATTTGTTGGGTTCCAAACAAGATACCAACTCCAATTTTTCGAGTGGCGATGACAATTTTTAG
- the ldpA gene encoding circadian clock protein LdpA → MTDLYKPLCSLKEGHWFKLICGASFQHLPAVRNLTLAYALAGADCIDVAADPAVIAAAQEALEVAKLLAVDAQQQGFAYQGSPWLMVSLNDGEDPHFRKAEFNPEVCPVECPRPCEKICPAKAIVFDRNLFSGVVQDLCYGCGRCIPICPNDLIYTRSYVATPGAIAPLVLSTGVDALEIHTQVGRITEFKRLWQGIKPWVNRLKLIAISCPDGDGMIDYLWNLHSIIAPLPCPLIWQTDGRPMSGDIGDGTTLAAVKLSQKVLAAGLPGYVQLAGGTNDYTVAKLRAIGLMKRSGDAGADLRFRGQRSEKSNNYKPKVKSCPSLHAPRPSISGIAYGSYARALLLPILEQLDQMPINQDTVVPPLRLEDNQKLLWQAVKLANSLVSQLKSV, encoded by the coding sequence GTGACTGATTTGTATAAACCTTTATGCTCCTTAAAAGAAGGTCACTGGTTTAAGTTGATCTGCGGAGCTAGCTTTCAACATCTACCTGCGGTTAGAAATTTAACATTAGCTTACGCGTTAGCTGGTGCTGACTGTATTGACGTGGCGGCTGATCCTGCGGTAATTGCAGCAGCGCAAGAAGCGTTGGAAGTGGCGAAGTTGCTGGCTGTTGATGCTCAGCAGCAGGGTTTTGCTTACCAGGGTAGCCCGTGGTTAATGGTGAGCTTAAATGATGGAGAAGACCCACATTTTCGCAAAGCAGAATTTAATCCAGAGGTATGTCCGGTAGAGTGTCCTCGACCATGTGAAAAGATTTGCCCAGCAAAAGCAATTGTATTTGACCGCAATCTCTTTTCTGGCGTAGTCCAAGATCTTTGTTATGGATGTGGGCGCTGTATACCAATTTGTCCTAACGATTTAATTTATACTCGCTCTTATGTTGCTACACCAGGAGCGATCGCACCGTTAGTTTTATCTACTGGAGTTGATGCACTTGAAATTCACACGCAAGTAGGGCGAATAACTGAATTTAAAAGATTGTGGCAGGGAATCAAACCTTGGGTTAACAGGTTAAAGTTAATAGCAATTAGCTGTCCTGACGGAGACGGCATGATTGATTACTTGTGGAACCTGCATAGTATCATTGCACCACTACCCTGCCCGTTGATTTGGCAAACCGACGGACGACCTATGAGCGGTGATATTGGTGATGGCACAACCCTAGCTGCCGTGAAGCTCAGTCAAAAGGTACTCGCAGCCGGATTACCTGGATATGTACAGTTAGCTGGAGGAACTAATGATTATACCGTTGCAAAGTTAAGAGCGATCGGACTGATGAAGAGGTCAGGGGATGCTGGCGCAGACCTTCGGTTTAGGGGTCAGAGGTCAGAGAAATCGAATAACTACAAACCAAAAGTAAAGTCTTGCCCCTCGCTCCACGCTCCTCGCCCCTCTATCTCCGGTATTGCTTACGGAAGTTACGCTCGCGCTTTACTTTTACCTATTTTAGAGCAATTAGATCAAATGCCCATAAATCAAGATACTGTGGTGCCCCCACTGCGCTTAGAAGATAACCAAAAATTACTCTGGCAAGCTGTGAAGCTAGCAAATTCTTTAGTTTCTCAGCTAAAGTCAGTGTAA
- a CDS encoding R3H domain-containing nucleic acid-binding protein has product MPNTDDLQKLLDILPLEIRQALEYHPLRDKLVEVVMDLGRLPEARFPNQAEYLSDTPISQEQLNECIQRVGEFGGDNRAGIEKTLHRISAIRNRTGKIIGLTCRVGRAVYGTIGMIRDLVETGRSILMLGRPGVGKTTALREIARVLADELNKRVVIIDTSNEIAGDGDVAHPAIGRARRMQVARPELQHQVMIEAVENHMPEVIVIDEIGTELEAMAARTIAERGVQLVGTAHGNQIENLIKNPTLSDLVGGIQAVTLGDDEARRRRSQKTVLERKAPPTFEIAVEMLERQRWVVHESVADTVDSLLRGHQPSPQMRTVDDAGKVTVTRQQPVSIRGVTDEKQDLRMPGNASATPVLQPNGWRASGQMSPLPRYSKEPESGISEFERLLDQSLDQSDLFGYGAQTAGPNGEDLPLHIYPYGVSRHQLEQVIQVLNLPVVLTKDIDSADAILALRSHVKNHSKLRHIAKVRQVPIHMIKASTIPQITRTLRRMLDMDEPLTTDERELSLFTQGGSEDEIDALEEARLAVEQIVIPKGQPVELLPRSPKVRKMQHELVEHYRLKSNSFGEEPNRRLRIYPA; this is encoded by the coding sequence ATGCCCAATACAGACGATCTGCAAAAATTGCTGGATATTTTGCCGTTAGAGATTCGACAAGCTTTAGAATATCACCCTTTGAGGGATAAATTGGTTGAAGTAGTGATGGACTTGGGGCGTCTTCCCGAAGCCCGCTTCCCCAATCAAGCCGAGTACCTTTCTGATACACCTATTTCGCAGGAACAACTCAACGAGTGCATCCAGCGTGTAGGGGAATTCGGAGGAGATAACCGAGCCGGAATTGAGAAAACTTTACACCGCATTAGTGCTATCCGTAACCGCACAGGTAAAATTATCGGCTTAACCTGTCGTGTTGGTCGCGCGGTTTACGGCACAATCGGTATGATTCGCGATTTAGTAGAAACTGGTCGCTCAATTTTAATGCTTGGTCGTCCAGGAGTCGGTAAAACAACAGCTTTACGCGAAATTGCACGGGTACTAGCAGATGAACTTAATAAACGAGTTGTCATTATTGATACATCAAACGAAATTGCGGGAGATGGAGACGTTGCACATCCAGCAATAGGTCGCGCCCGTCGCATGCAAGTTGCACGTCCTGAATTGCAGCATCAAGTGATGATTGAGGCAGTGGAAAACCATATGCCAGAAGTCATTGTCATTGATGAAATTGGTACTGAACTTGAAGCTATGGCAGCACGGACAATCGCTGAACGCGGTGTACAGTTAGTCGGAACAGCGCACGGTAATCAAATTGAAAACTTGATTAAAAACCCTACGCTATCAGACTTAGTTGGAGGAATTCAAGCTGTCACATTAGGCGATGACGAAGCCCGAAGGCGACGCAGCCAGAAAACTGTTTTAGAACGTAAAGCGCCACCTACGTTTGAAATTGCGGTGGAAATGCTTGAACGCCAGCGTTGGGTAGTTCATGAAAGTGTAGCAGATACTGTAGATAGTCTCTTACGCGGACATCAACCAAGCCCTCAAATGCGTACTGTAGATGATGCGGGTAAAGTGACCGTAACTCGTCAGCAACCTGTCTCAATTCGAGGCGTTACCGACGAGAAACAAGACCTCAGAATGCCTGGAAACGCATCAGCTACGCCAGTACTACAACCAAATGGATGGCGGGCATCAGGACAAATGTCACCATTGCCTCGCTACTCCAAAGAGCCAGAATCAGGAATAAGTGAATTCGAGCGATTACTCGACCAATCGCTCGATCAGAGCGATCTCTTTGGCTATGGTGCGCAAACTGCAGGGCCAAATGGAGAAGATTTACCTCTACACATCTATCCCTATGGTGTGAGTCGTCACCAGTTAGAGCAAGTGATTCAGGTGTTGAATTTACCTGTAGTCTTGACAAAAGACATTGATAGTGCAGATGCAATTTTGGCATTGCGATCGCACGTCAAAAATCACTCAAAGTTGCGTCACATCGCAAAAGTGCGTCAAGTTCCGATCCACATGATTAAAGCCAGCACTATTCCCCAAATTACGCGGACGCTGCGCCGGATGTTGGACATGGACGAGCCACTGACAACTGATGAACGCGAACTGAGCTTATTTACTCAAGGGGGAAGTGAAGACGAAATCGATGCCTTAGAAGAGGCGCGCCTAGCAGTAGAGCAAATTGTAATTCCCAAAGGACAACCTGTGGAGTTATTACCGCGATCGCCTAAAGTCCGCAAAATGCAACACGAACTTGTAGAACACTATCGTCTAAAATCTAATAGCTTTGGCGAAGAACCCAACCGTCGCTTGCGGATTTACCCAGCTTGA
- a CDS encoding HAD hydrolase-like protein, translating to MTAQPTILALDFDGVICDGLKEYFETAWRSYCNIWLQTDETPPDNLAEKFYRLRPVIETGWEMPVLIAALLAGVAEEQILQDWNAIAPAIVQETHLQSAAIAQKLDFLRDKWITDDLASWLGLHRFYPGVIEKLNSLMNSPIQVFIVTTKEGRFVQQLLAQQGIHLPAKSVFGKENKRPKYKILHELITAAETLPASLWFVEDRMKTLELVAQQSNLDTVKLYLADWGYNTSDEQQAAQNHDRIQLLSLSQFADDFSTWG from the coding sequence ATGACAGCACAACCAACGATTCTCGCACTTGATTTTGATGGCGTCATTTGCGACGGGCTGAAAGAATATTTTGAGACAGCTTGGCGTAGCTACTGTAATATTTGGCTACAAACAGACGAAACGCCACCAGATAATTTAGCCGAAAAGTTTTATCGGTTACGACCAGTCATTGAAACAGGTTGGGAAATGCCAGTATTAATTGCCGCTTTGCTAGCAGGAGTCGCAGAAGAGCAAATTTTGCAAGATTGGAATGCGATCGCCCCCGCGATCGTGCAGGAAACTCACCTTCAATCTGCTGCTATTGCCCAGAAACTCGACTTTTTACGCGACAAATGGATTACAGATGATTTAGCAAGTTGGCTTGGTTTACACCGCTTTTATCCTGGCGTTATCGAAAAACTCAACTCCTTAATGAATAGCCCCATCCAGGTATTTATTGTGACTACTAAAGAAGGGCGGTTTGTGCAGCAACTACTGGCACAACAAGGAATTCATTTACCAGCAAAATCAGTATTTGGCAAAGAAAATAAACGTCCCAAATATAAAATTCTACACGAGTTAATCACTGCCGCAGAAACATTACCTGCTAGTTTATGGTTTGTCGAAGACCGCATGAAAACGCTAGAACTCGTTGCTCAACAGTCAAATCTTGACACTGTAAAACTATATTTAGCCGATTGGGGCTATAACACAAGCGATGAACAACAAGCTGCCCAAAATCACGATCGCATCCAGCTGCTATCACTTTCTCAGTTTGCTGATGATTTTTCAACTTGGGGTTAA
- a CDS encoding RES family NAD+ phosphorylase, which yields MQVWRICKTKHQDSAFSGTGGLYAPGRWTPQGFLVVYTADLALASLEVFVHTESDRIPLVAIRAFLPEDIAIGEVDVSSLPQDWQQPAAYLVLQNIGKRWLQERQTPVLKVPSAIIPVEFNYLLNPQHPDLQLSLEPPLQFRFDQRMWKVSQWSI from the coding sequence GTGCAAGTCTGGAGAATTTGTAAAACCAAGCATCAAGACAGTGCTTTTTCTGGTACAGGTGGACTTTATGCACCAGGACGTTGGACTCCTCAAGGCTTTTTAGTTGTCTACACTGCCGATCTAGCTCTTGCAAGTTTAGAAGTTTTTGTCCACACCGAGAGCGATCGCATCCCCCTCGTTGCTATTCGCGCCTTTTTACCAGAAGATATTGCGATCGGCGAAGTAGATGTCAGTAGCCTACCCCAAGATTGGCAACAACCAGCAGCTTATCTAGTGTTACAAAATATCGGTAAGCGGTGGCTCCAAGAGCGGCAAACACCTGTGCTTAAAGTTCCTTCGGCAATTATTCCTGTTGAATTCAACTACCTGCTCAATCCTCAACATCCAGACTTGCAACTTTCACTTGAACCACCATTGCAGTTTAGGTTTGACCAACGAATGTGGAAAGTATCGCAATGGTCAATATAG